A single Cyclopterus lumpus isolate fCycLum1 chromosome 3, fCycLum1.pri, whole genome shotgun sequence DNA region contains:
- the cdc42se2 gene encoding CDC42 small effector protein 2, with amino-acid sequence MTEFWVCFSCCIAEQPQPKRRRRIDRSMIGEPTNFVHTTHVGSGDMGLGLSSVDLVQAQMKSKGGYMHGGSEGSQL; translated from the exons ATGACTGAGTTCTGGGTTTGTTTCAGCTGCTGCATTGCAGAGCAGCCACAACCT AAACGGCGGCGACGGATCGATCGCTCCATGATTGGGGAGCCGACAAACTTTGTTCACACCACACACGTAGGCTCGGGGGACATGGGCCTGGGATTGTCATCA GTGGACCTTGTTCAAGCCCAAATGAAATCTAAAGGGGGCTACATGCATGGCGGATCTGAAGGTTCTCAGTTGTAA
- the nip7 gene encoding 60S ribosome subunit biogenesis protein NIP7 homolog codes for MRPLTDEETKTMFEKLSKYIGDNIKLLVDRPDGSYCFRLHNDRVYYMSEKILKLATHISRDKLVSVGTCFGKFTKTIKFRLHITALDFLAPYAKFKVWVKSGAEQSFLYGNHVLKAGLGRITENTMQYQGVVVYSMTDVPLGFGVAAKSTLECRQVDPMSIVVFHQADVGEFIRNEDTLT; via the exons ATGAGGCCACTAACCGACGAAGAGACGAAAACTATGTTTGAGAAGCTTTCGAAATA TATCGGTGATAACATCAAACTACTCGTGGACCGACCCGATGGTTCTTACTGTTTCAGGCTGCACAACGACCGTGTGTACTACATGAG TGAGAAAATTCTAAAGTTGGCCACACACATTTCCCGCGACAAGCTCGTGTCGGTGGGAACATGTTTTGGAAAGTTCACAAAGACCATTAAATTCCGCCTGCACATCACAGCTCTGGATTTCCTGGCGCCCTATGCAAAG TTCAAAGTGTGGGTGAAATCTGGAGCAGAGCAGTCGTTCCTCTACGGGAACCATGTGCTGAAAGCTGGGCTTGGGAGAATCACTGAGAACACGATGCAGTACCAGGGAGTTGTGGTCTACTCCATGACGGATGTGCCCCTG GGTTTTGGAGTGGCAGCCAAGTCTACCTTGGAGTGTCGGCAAGTGGACCCCATGTCCATCGTTGTGTTCCACCAGGCTGACGTAGGAGAGTTCATTAGGAATGAAGACACATTAACATAA
- the terfa gene encoding telomeric repeat binding factor a, translating to MAAMEAVFSYNAEVEASVNRWIVDYYSFLALELFKNQKYAEFCDVRDLLHSVLVRPLESTDVLQTKIRVLQFLSRINDGEHFDLSFEPDESLTPLESALMVLENIMQECSMSMPQQDFEKVCTSLKETIVALFIKNNLFDKAKEVLKKHFPKSMVGKKAIFLGLIKKKSNVHKVIEQIDFQQFKEEMLAFCQSLCPFTVPFLHTAATSLIDKRLAAQDVNASGPDEQDESVPLPRQQIHTIQFVPCKHTIIQRSRLEMAHKALAAGAGAGERTFAQLEEEVEEEEQARKENLSRRLSPAPRKGSMDSEQDGLFQRDSGSPMEASPADQTPQTDAVPQTESGWLSKTPSGLRNRHLNTVARLVVEPDSQGSSQCTAASQEKEADVGTEEPPQSPAILDKDSQSLGADNEISIPVRKIPRRAIKICSRASTSLAESSTDSEEDHHGSVAGRDIPVGKHQNRLLCSNSTKSAQPASDSEEEPQESLALCKTPVRKHRKQLASKVPEAVCITDSSLDSSPERPVPQTSSTPNKDAAQDEGPSHSKWKELFNTAKESKDTWSDEESNFGSRKNNELANESTISNSGHRKRKWSECETMKLKEGVKKFGEGNWTKIKSYYSFNDRTNVNLKDRWRTMKKLNII from the exons ATGGCGGCAATGGAAGCCGTATTCAGCTACAACGCAGAAGTGGAAGCTTCTGTCAACCGATGGATAGTTGACTACTATTCATTTCTGGCGTTGGAATTGTTTAAAAACCAAAAATACGCAGAATTCTGTGACGTTAGAGATTTACTTCACA GTGTCTTGGTCCGTCCTCTGGAGTCCACTGATGTCTTGCAAACAAAGATTAGAGTATTGCAGTTTCTCTCCCGGATAAATGACGGTGAACATTTTG ACCTATCCTTTGAGCCTGATGAGTCACTTACTCCTTTGGAATCAGCCTTAATGGTCCTGGAAAATATAATGCAGGAATGCAGTATGTCAATGCCACAGCAGGATTTCGAGAAAGTATGCACTTCATTAAAAGAGACG ATTGTGGCGTTGTTCATTAAGAACAATCTATTTGACAAAGCAAAAGAGGTGCTGAAAAAACACTTTCCCAAATCAATGGTTGGCAAG AAAGCTATATTCTTGGGTCTCATCAAGAAGAAGAGTAATGTGCACAAAGTCATCGAGCAAATCGACTTTCAACAGTTCAAGGAAGAGATGTTGGCCTTTTGCCAGAGTCTCTGCCCGTTCACTGTTCCCTTTCTCCACACG GCTGCAACATCGCTTATTGATAAAAGACTTGCGGCGCAAGACGTCAATGCCTCTGGACCTGATGAGCAAGACGAATCTGTCCCCCTCCCTCGTCAACAAATACACACCATCCAGTTCGTACCATG TAAACATACAATAATCCAGAGGTCCCGGCTGGAGATGGCCCACAAGGCTTTGGCtgcaggtgcaggtgcaggtgAAAGAACATTTGCTCAGCtggaggaagaagtggaggaagaggagcaggcaagaaaagaaaacctttcACGGCGcctctcacctgctcccagGAAGGGCAGCATGGACTCGGAGCAGGATGGGCTATTTCAGAGAGACTCAGGAAGCCCCATGGAGGCTTCCCCAGCAGACCAAACACCACAAACGGATGCTGTTCCTCAAACAGAGTCAGGTTGGCTCTCAAAGACACCCTCAGGGCTGCGTAACCGGCACCTGAACACTGTGGCACGACTGGTGGTCGAGCCGGACAGCCAGGGGAGCTCGCAGTGCACAGCAGCTTCACAGGAAAAGGAGGCTGATGTCGGAACAGAAGAGCCCCCACAGTCACCGGCTATACTCGATAAAGACTCGCAGAGCCTGGGAGCCGATAACGAGATTTCCATACCCGTGCGGAAGATCCCCAGACGAGCCATCAAAATTTGCAGCag AGCCTCAACAAGTTTGGCAGAGTCGTCGACagacagtgaggaggaccaCCACGGCTCTGTGGCCGGCAGGGACATTCCTGTGGGAAAACACCAGAACAGGTTACTCTGCAG TAACTCCACTAAGTCAGCACAGCCTGCAtcagacagtgaggaagagccACAGGAGTCCCTGGCTCTCTGCAAAACCCCAGTGCGGAAACATCGAAAACAACTGGCCAGCAA GGTTCCAGAAGCCGTCTGTATCACAGATTCCTCATTGGACAGCTCACCTGAACGGCCTGTCCCTCAAACAAGCTCCACCCCCAACAAGGACGCTGCTCAAGACGAAGGTCCTTCCCACAGCAAATG GAAAGAGTTGTTCAATACCGCAAAGGAGAGTAAGGATACATGGAGCGATGAGGAGTCCAATTTCGGCTCCAGAAAGAATAACG AATTGGCCAATGAAAGCACCATTTCAAATTCAGGCCACAGGAAGAGG AAGTGGAGTGAGTGTGAGACAATGAAGTTGAAAGAAGGGGTCAAAAAATTTGGGGAGGGCAACTGGACAAAGATCAAGTCATATTACTCCTTCAACGACCGAACAAACGTCAATCTTAAGGACCGATGGAGAACAATGAAGAAGTTAAACATAATTTGA
- the zdhhc7 gene encoding palmitoyltransferase ZDHHC7: MQSSNHRLRDMEQHHPLLSAGADVETGSLAAGVMVGSPHAGHTAGNRTMWFIQDSCGMVCAGITWFLVLYAEFVVNFVMLLPSKNFWYSLVNGATFNSLAVLALASHLRTMTTDPGAVPKGNATKEYMESLQLKPGEVIYKCPKCCSIKPERAHHCSICKRCIRKMDHHCPWVNNCVGEKNQRFFVLFTMYISLISAHALGLSGMHFFTCIKVQWNECSAFSPGVSVLLLIFLCLEAILFLTFTAVMFGTQIHSICNDETEIERLKNEKPTWERRMRWDGMRAVFGGSPSLLWCNPFTGLRLRRLLLLTHGRRGGSEFSI; encoded by the exons ATGCAGTCTTCAAACCACCGACTGCGCGATATGGAGCAGCACCACCCGCTGCTGTCGGCAGGTGCAGATGTCGAGACGGGAAGCTTGGCAGCCGGGGTGATGGTTGGAAGTCCCCACGCTGGCCACACGGCGGGGAACCGCACCATGTGGTTCATTCAAGACAGCTGTGGGATGGTGTGTGCAGGCATAACCTGGTTCCTGGTGCTGTATGCTGAATTTGTGGTGAACTTTGTCATGCTGCTGCCCAGCAAGAACTTCTGGTACTCGCTGGTGAACGGGGCCACCTTCAACTCCCTGGCTGTACTTGCATTGGCCTCACATCTGCGCACCATGACGACTGACCCG ggTGCGGTTCCTAAGGGTAACGCAACCAAGGAGTACATGGAGAGCTTACAGCTGAAGCCTGGTGAGGTCATCTACAAGTGCCCAAAGTGCTGCAGCATCAAGCCTGAGAGGGCACACCACTGCAG TATTTGTAAAAGATGTATCCGGAAGATGGATCACCACTGTCCTTGGGTCAATAACTGCGTTGGAGAAAAGAATCAGAGATTCTTTGTACTTTTCACT ATGTACATATCTTTGATTTCTGCCCATGCCCTGGGCCTCAGTGGGATGCACTTCTTCACCTGTATTAAAGTCCAGTGGAACG AGTGCAGTGCCTTCTCTCCAGGAGTGTCTGTACTGCTGCTGATCTTCCTCTGTCTCGAAgccatcctcttcctcactttCACAGCTGTAATGTTTGGTACGCAGATCCACTCCATCTGCAATGACGAGACG GAGATTGAACGTCTTAAAAATGAGAAGCCCACATGGGAGCGACGCATGAGATGGGATGGAATGAGAGCTGTATTTGGGGGTTCGCCCTCCCTGCTGTGGTGCAATCCATTCACAGGCCTGCGTCTGCGGCGCCTGTTGCTGTTGACCCATGGTCGGCGTGGCGGGTCAGAGTTCTCTATCTGA